Proteins from one Malaya genurostris strain Urasoe2022 chromosome 2, Malgen_1.1, whole genome shotgun sequence genomic window:
- the LOC131428829 gene encoding uncharacterized protein K02A2.6-like translates to MSRIPLTVTDPENEIEESNAIELSQIDTLPSTAAELGQATAEDQLVQKLIQGIKHGQLVESKYRFGLEQNEFSLQKGCLIRGIRVYVPASLRKRVLEELHSTHFGATRTKSLARGYCWWPGLDRDIEEIVANCTDCQSVRAEPAKMNLHSLETPSKPFQRVHVDFAGPFMATYFFIYVDAFNKWPEVQTCRSITAENTVNMCREIFSKFGIPSVLRFLKMNGIVHKMGAPYHPAMNGQAELYVQTIKQKLKTLKCSRSQLNLELCNILLTYRKMIHPSTGKSPSMLVFGRQIRSRLDLLLPKDETSRKVDIPVRQFCDGDRVRVRDFLSNSKWKFDKIAEKVGKLRYAVRLDDGRIWERHIDNIVGVGANLQGDSVNTPDAEEFIERYKPTASAAVVPVTACSNETTGTTPVVACDDTAETNDAPCPERSSTTEIRRSTAIEKLPLPRRSGRMIKPPQRLNL, encoded by the exons ATGTCAAGAATCCCATTGACAGTAACCGATCCCGAAAACGAGATTGAAGAATCAAATGCGATTGAGTTGAGCCAAATTGATACCTTACCCTCAACTGCTGCTGAGTTGGGTCAAGCCACTGCTGAGGACCAACTAGTTCAAAAATTGATTCAAGGGATCAAACACGGCCAACTGGTGGAATCCAAGTATCGTTTTGGATTAGAGCAGAACGAGTTCTCTCTGCAAAAAGGATGCTTGATACGGGGAATTCGAGTGTACGTGCCTGCTAGTCTTCGGAAACGTGTTCTGGAAGAATTACATTCTACTCATTTCGGGGCAACCCGCACTAAGTCACTAGCACGAGGATACTGCTGGTGGCCGGGGTTAGACCGAGATATAGAGGAAATTGTTGCAAACTGCACCGACTGTCAGTCGGTACGTGCTGAACCTGCTAAAATGAACTTGCATTCCTTGGAAACACCTAGTAAACCGTTTCAAAGAGTTCATGTCGACTTTGCTGGTCCATTCATGGCTACTTATTTCTTCATTTACGTCGACGCGTTCAATAAATGGCCGGAAGTTCAAACATGCCGATCCATTACAGCTGAAAACACCGTCAATATGTGTCGTGAGATCTTCAGTAAATTCGGTATTCCGTCAGTGCTG CGATTCCTCAAGATGAATGGTATAGTACACAAAATGGGTGCACCATACCATCCGGCCATGAACGGCCAAGCCGAGCTTTACGTTCAAACCATCAAGCAGAAGTTGAAGACATTAAAGTGCTCTAGGTCTCAACTAAACTTGGAACTGTGTAACATTCTTCTTACATACCGAAAAATGATTCATCCATCAACGGGAAAATCACCGTCAATGCTCGTGTTCGGTCGACAGATTCGATCGAGACTCGACTTATTACTACCGAAGGATGAAACTTCAAGGAAAGTTGACATTCCTGTGCGTCAGTTCTGCGATGGTGATAGAGTTCGTGTACGTGATTTCTTATCAAATAGCAAGTGGAAATTTGATAAGATTGCTGAAAAAGTCGGGAAGCTCCGATATGCTGTTCGTTTGGATGATGGACGAATCTGGGAGCGTCATATTGATAACATAGTAGGTGTGGGCGCTAATCTACAAGGAGATTCGGTGAACACTCCAGATGCGGAGGAGTTCATTGAACGCTACAAGCCAACTGCTTCTGCTGCGGTTGTTCCGGTGACTGCGTGCTCAAACGAGACTACTGGTACGACACCGGTGGTTGCTTGCGATGATACTGCAGAAACGAATGATGCTCCATGTCCGGAGCGTTCTTCCACTACGGAGATCAGACGATCTACAGCGATAGAGAAATTGCCGTTACCTCGGCGGTCCGGTCGTATGATTAAACCTCCCCAGAGAttgaatttgtaa